A genomic window from Scomber scombrus chromosome 18, fScoSco1.1, whole genome shotgun sequence includes:
- the sstr3 gene encoding somatostatin receptor type 5, whose protein sequence is MGDISVPRLEMMDEMWENGSFASPSPGLPLFLLMFNDSILNETLSNSTNSTVTDVSSGLSVAGVLIPLIYIIVCIIGLGGNTLVIHIVLHYSKIESVTNIYILNLAIADELFMLGMPFLAVQNTLKMWPFGPFMCRLVMTVDSINQFTSIFCLTVMSIDRYLAVVHPIRSSKWRRPQVAKIVNGTVWALSFLVVLPVVIFANIEKAGGTCNIAWPQPAKIWMAAFIIYTSTVGFFCPLLIICLCYLLIVFKIRSSGKKVHATSTKRRKSERKVTRMVVIVVAVFVFCWLPFYALNIINQLVSLPIEYDGLYYFVVVLGYANSCANPIVYGFMSENFKRGFRKALCRSTRKVENHEPMERQQQQKEEGRRALMPRESLRRGIRVEEDDDEEDVSEMTEIYRIAQNGNSNFQTESSQPLFSEKGATPATTELSSPDNKDIRNDPKGKDPVNGSTLTVPLLLNGAKNGSIKTLPEENLEQSTSLEISYL, encoded by the coding sequence ATGGGTGACATCTCCGTTCCCAGGCTGGAGATGATGGATGAGATGTGGGAGAATGGCAGCTTCGCCAGTCCCTCTCCTGGTCTGCCCCTGTTTCTGCTCATGTTCAATGACAGCATTCTGAACGAGACGCTGTCCAACTCCACCAACTCCACAGTCACAGATGTCTCTTCAGGTCTCAGCGTAGCAGGGGTCCTCATCCCCCTCATATACATAATTGTTTGCATCATCGGCCTGGGCGGGAACACTTTAGTAATCCACATTGTGCTGCACTACTCGAAGATAGAATCAGTGACAAACATCTACATCCTGAATCTAGCCATTGCTGATGAGCTGTTCATGCTCGGCATGCCATTCCTGGCAGTTCAGAACACCCTAAAGATGTGGCCTTTTGGCCCCTTCATGTGCCGCCTGGTCATGACCGTTGACTCAATCAACCAGTTCACCAGCATCTTCTGCCTGACTGTGATGAGCATTGACCGCTACCTGGCTGTGGTCCACCCCATTCGCTCCTCTAAGTGGCGACGccctcaagtggccaaaattgTGAATGGCACCGTGTGGGCGCTGTCATTCCTTGTTGTTCTGCCTGTGGTCATTTTTGCTAATATTGAGAAGGCAGGAGGCACCTGTAACATCGCCTGGCCACAGCCAGCTAAGATCTGGATGGCGGCCTTCATCATTTACACCTCCACTGTTGGATTCTTCTGCCCTCTTCTAATCATCTGCCTCTGCTACCTGCTTATTGTCTTCAAGATCCGCAGCTCGGGTAAGAAAGTGCACGCCACCTCAACCAAGCGAAGGAAGTCGGAGAGAAAAGTAACACGCATGGTTGTGATTGTGGTGGCTGTGTTTGTCTTCTGCTGGCTGCCTTTCTACGCCCTTAACATCATTAACCAGCTGGTATCCCTGCCTATAGAGTACGATGGCCTTTACTATTTTGTTGTCGTGCTTGGCTATGCCAACAGCTGCGCCAACCCCATCGTCTATGGCTTCATGTCAGAGAACTTCAAGAGGGGCTTCCGAAAAGCCCTCTGTCGCTCCACAAGGAAAGTGGAGAACCATGAGCCCATGGagcgccagcagcagcagaaggaggaggggaggagggcgCTCATGCCCAGGGAAAGCCTGAGAAGGGGAATCAGGGTTGAAGAGGACGATGATGAGGAAGACGTCTCAGAAATGACTGAGATCTACAGAATCGCCCAAAATGGCAACAGCAACTTTCAGACGGAGAGTTCTCAGCCGTTGTTCTCAGAAAAAGGAGCAACTCCAGCAACAACAGAGCTGTCTTCCCCGGACAACAAGGACATTCGAAACGACCCAAAAGGCAAGGACCCGGTCAATGGGTCGACACTGACTGTCCCACTGCTTCTCAATGGAGCCAAAAATGGGAGCATCAAAACCCTGCCGGAGGAAAATTTAGAACAGAGCACCTCATTGGAGATAAGTTATTTATAA